A genomic stretch from Telopea speciosissima isolate NSW1024214 ecotype Mountain lineage chromosome 7, Tspe_v1, whole genome shotgun sequence includes:
- the LOC122666901 gene encoding vesicle-associated membrane protein 724, whose translation MSQESFIYSFVARGTVILAEYTEFTGNFPAIASQCLQRLPSSNNKFTYSCDHHTFNFLVEDGYAYCVVAKESAGKQVSIAFLERVKVDFRKRYGGGKADTAIAKSLNKEFGPVMKEHMQYIIDHAEEIEKLLKVKAQVSEVKSIMLENIDKAVDRGEKIDILVDKAEDLHSQAQDFKKQGTQIRRKMWYRNMKIKLVVLGVLLILVLVIWLSICHGFDCTN comes from the exons atgagtcAGGAATCATTCATTTACAGCTTCGTGGCCCGAGGGACTGTGATCCTTGCCGAGTACACTGAGTTCACAGGCAATTTCCCTGCCATCGCATCTCAGTGTCTTCAGCGCCTCCCTTCCTCCAATAACAAATTCACTTATAGCTGCGATCACCACACCTTCAACTTCCTCGTCGAAGATGGCTATG CATATTGTGTAGTTGCGAAAGAATCTGCAGGGAAACAAGTTTCTATAGCCTTTTTGGAACGAGTGAAAGTAGACTTTAGAAAGAGATATGGTGGGGGTAAAGCTGATACTGCCATAGCCAAAAGTCTCAACAAGGAATTTGG GCCTGTTATGAAAGAGCACATGCAATATATCATTGACCATGCTGAAGAGATTGAGAAACTTTTAAAAGTGAAGGCTCAAGTTTCAGAAGTTAAAAGCATTATGCTTGAAAATATTGACAAG GCTGTTGATAGAGGTGAGAAGATAGATATTCTTGTTGACAAGGCAGAAGATTTGCATTCTCAG GCCCAAGATTTCAAGAAACAAGGAACACAAATCCGGCGAAAAATGTGGTATCGGAATATGAAAATCAAATTGGTTGTTCTAGGGGTCCTCTTAATTCTAGTCCTGGTGATCTGGCTTTCTATTTGTCATGGTTTTGACTGCACCAACTAA
- the LOC122669390 gene encoding flowering-promoting factor 1-like protein 3, with protein MSGVWVFKNGVVRLVENPATEPLDGSSRQALNSRRKVLVHIDSNEVITSYAILERKLLGLGWERYYDDPDLLQFHKRATVHLISLPKDFSRFKSMHMYDIVVKNRNCFEVRDM; from the coding sequence ATGTCCGGAGTATGGGTTTTCAAGAACGGTGTGGTTCGCCTTGTCGAAAATCCGGCAACGGAACCCTTGGACGGCAGTAGTCGGCAGGCATTAAACAGTCGTCGGAAAGTTTTGGTTCACATAGACAGTAATGAGGTTATCACTTCCTATGCTATACTTGAAAGGAAACTGTTGGGGTTAGGGTGGGAAAGGTATTATGATGACCCAGACCTTCTTCAGTTTCACAAGAGAGCAACAGTTCATCTCATCTCTCTCCCTAAGGACTTCAGCAGGTTCAAGTCCATGCACATGTACGACATAGTTGTCAAGAATCGTAACTGTTTTGAAGTTAGGGatatgtag